In Ancalomicrobiaceae bacterium S20, the following proteins share a genomic window:
- a CDS encoding type 1 glutamine amidotransferase family protein has product MPRIALALTPSFADWECALVTAVARSYLGAEVVTATPDGAPVVSMGGLKVMPDIGFEALDPGAFDALLVPGGLAWEQDIAPDIAPMVRAFRAQGRVVGGICAAASALAGTGALDAVAHTGNALQAHAQHAGYHGAARYIDQPQAVSENGVITAPGSAPFTFAVEVLKALGLWTPEAEAELAVFAAEHTRTA; this is encoded by the coding sequence ATGCCCCGCATCGCCCTCGCGTTGACCCCTTCCTTCGCCGATTGGGAATGCGCGCTCGTCACCGCCGTGGCGCGGAGCTATCTCGGCGCCGAAGTGGTGACGGCCACGCCGGACGGCGCGCCCGTCGTCTCGATGGGGGGATTGAAGGTCATGCCCGACATCGGGTTCGAAGCGCTCGACCCCGGCGCCTTCGACGCGCTGCTGGTTCCCGGCGGGCTCGCCTGGGAACAGGATATCGCACCGGACATCGCGCCGATGGTGCGCGCCTTCCGGGCGCAAGGCCGTGTCGTCGGCGGCATCTGCGCGGCGGCGAGCGCGCTCGCCGGCACCGGCGCGCTCGACGCGGTCGCCCATACCGGCAATGCGCTCCAGGCGCACGCACAGCATGCCGGCTATCACGGCGCGGCCCGTTACATCGACCAGCCGCAGGCGGTCTCGGAGAACGGGGTCATCACCGCGCCGGGCTCCGCGCCTTTCACCTTCGCCGTCGAAGTGCTGAAAGCGCTCGGGCTCTGGACCCCGGAGGCCGAGGCCGAGCTTGCGGTCTTCGCCGCCGAGCACACACGAACCGCCTGA